The Chitinophagaceae bacterium region AATGAATTACAAAGTGATAAGCGATGTATTTTATGAAGTAGGTATTGAACATTTTAAAATGGAGAAAAGCCTTTAGGCTGCTTTCTCAAGACCCAAGGATAAAGTAGGCAGGAGGCAGCGGCAGTAGGCAGGGACGTACAACGTACAAAGACCCAAGTCCCAAATTTCAAGAGACCAAGATCCAAGAATTCAAAAATTTAAGGTTGACAATTTTATTAACCCGTCCATAAAAGGGAAAACCTAAAAAATTACCGTCATTATGAGCGCGACTACTGTAAATATTGGATTTTGTACATGCTCCTGAGTCGCGTGTAATAATCTCCTGAATAGAAAGAGCCTATTGAAATCTGTTTGACCCCCCTGCCCCCAATCAGGAGATTGTCACACTTCAAGCCCACCCGCACAGCTCCCCTTTTGAAGCTACCAATGACGGTGGGGTGTGAGGCTGTTCTCTGTCCATTTTCTTCTCAAAGTCTAAGCGTTCCGGTTTTATTGTTTTATTGAACAATCCCTCAAGGCCCGATTTACGGCACAAAAGGCTTTTGTATCGATATAGATGATAAACTCTTTGCAGAAAGATCATAATGAAACTCCCTCGCAGAAGGGATGCGGCCTTTATTCCGCACTTGGGGTACCCGCTGCTTGAATCTTGCGTAAAAAATTTTACTGTCCGACGCAAGGAGTTTAAAATTTTTAGCAAGTGAAAGCACAGCGGGTCAAGGAGGAATTCAGCCGCGATTTTTTTGTTAACCATTTTTTCTAAAAAAAAGGGTTAGAAAGGGTTTTATGATAAAAAATGTAGTGGTAGCTCCATGACACAGGTTGCCTCTTTGAGGAATAGTAAAAAACCTCGAAACTATTGATAAGGAAACAGAAATAGTTAGAAAAGAAGCCTCCAAATAGCCGGGTTTAAAAACTTAATGGAACTTTATCCATTTCAGTCTGCAAGTATTATTACTCCTGAAGCGTTTCAAAAAATATTGGAACAGTAAAAAATAGGTAATTCACCAAACACAATTAGAAAGCTGCTCTAAAAGTAAAAAATCTTCTCCTAAGTCTAATAATTCGTTCCCAAGTTATATTTAACAAGCCCTTTATTCTCAAAAAAGCACAAAAACTAAAAAAATTGCATTGTGATAACCTGACAAAATTCACACTCCCCATTTCATAACATACATCAATGCAGAGATAGAACATACACTGTATTTTTGTAGTAATTAAAATAAATAGTTATGGCAACAAAAAAAACAGAAGTAGTTTTATCGCCCCGCGAGCCGCATTTCGTAGGTGACGGATTTCGGGTGCACAATTTTATTCCAAGCGGTCAAAGAGTTGACATGAAACGCATGGATCCTTTTATCATGCTGGACTATAATTCAAAGTATTATTTCCCGCCGGCAGATAAGCCGAGAGGTGTGGGTGTACATCCGCACAAAGGCTTTGAAACCGTAACAATTGCCTACAAAGGTAAAGTAGCACATCACGACAGCAGTGGCGGCGGTGGAGTAATTAGCGAAGGCGGTGTACAGTGGATGACTGCCGGATCCGGGATTTTGCACAAGGAATATCATGAGGAAAATTTCAGCAAGGAAGGCGGCGATTTTCAGATGGTACAGTTGTGGGTGAACCTGCCTGCAAAAGACAAAAATACAAAACCAAAGTATCAGGGATTTGCCAAGGAGCAGATTGAAAAATACAATTTGGCTAATGGTGCCGGTGTAGTTGAAATCATTGCAGGGGAGTATCACGGAATCAAAGGCGCAGCAAGCACTTTCACACCTATTCATCTGTTGAATGCACGCCTGAACAAAGGAGGAAAAGCAACTTTTAGTTTTCCGGCAAATTACAATACATCCTTACTGGTGATAGAAGGTAGTATAGTGGTAAATGACACTGAAGACGTTCCGGTTAATCATTTTGTATTGTTTGAAAACAGTGGTGAAACCTTTGAAGTGGAAGCTAAAGAAGATGCAGTATTACTCGTTTTGAGCGGCGAACCAATTAATGAACCCATTGCAGCTCACGGCCCTTTTGTGATGAATACTTATCAGGAAATTGCACAGGCCATAGAAGATTTTAATATGGGTAAATTTGGTTATCTTGAGGAGTGATTTTTTTTAGGCTGGAAGCAGGAAGCAGGAAGTATCTTCACACTTTCTTTTTTGAAGTGCTATCCATAATTTTGATATTAATTTAATCTAAAATCATGCAAAACAATATTAAACTACCGAAATTATCTTACAAAGGCTTTGAAAAAAGCAAATTAACGCTCCACCTGTTTTTTCAAATTATAGGGAAAACAAGATTAAGTTATTCACACAGAAAGAATCACTGGTGGTATGTTACCTTATATGCTGACAGCAGGGGTTTTACTACAGGACCTGTATTTACAGAAGATGGCTTGAATACATTTACTATCTCTTTAAATATTCATACTCATCAGATAGAAATTTTTAAAAGCACAGGCGAAAACATGTTTATTGAATTAACCGAAGGAATGACTATTGCTG contains the following coding sequences:
- a CDS encoding pirin family protein, translating into MATKKTEVVLSPREPHFVGDGFRVHNFIPSGQRVDMKRMDPFIMLDYNSKYYFPPADKPRGVGVHPHKGFETVTIAYKGKVAHHDSSGGGGVISEGGVQWMTAGSGILHKEYHEENFSKEGGDFQMVQLWVNLPAKDKNTKPKYQGFAKEQIEKYNLANGAGVVEIIAGEYHGIKGAASTFTPIHLLNARLNKGGKATFSFPANYNTSLLVIEGSIVVNDTEDVPVNHFVLFENSGETFEVEAKEDAVLLVLSGEPINEPIAAHGPFVMNTYQEIAQAIEDFNMGKFGYLEE